In Gemmobacter sp., the sequence CCGACATGACCTTTTCCTGCCCGATCGACCAGGTGGCCCGCGCCAGGAAAGCCATGGAAGATGCCATGGCCGCCGGGCTGATCAAATATGACGAACTGATCATCGACGATGACGTCGCCAAGGTGTCGGTCGTGGGCATCGGCATGCGCAGCCATGCCGGCGTGGCGGCGACCATGTTCAAGGCGCTCAGCCGCGAGAACATCAACATCAAGGTCATCACCACGTCGGAAATCAAGATCTCGGTGCTGATCGACCGGAAATACATGGAACTGGCGGTGCAGGCCCTGCACGACGTCTTTGCGCTGGACAAGGCCTGAGCCAGCCACCCGGGCGGCCAGCCGCCAGACTGATGCCATCGGGCGCCGGTTCCTTGCGGATCCGGCGCCCGTTTCCGATAAACGCCCCCATCCCGTCCCCCATGCGCGGAGCATTCCCGTGACCCCCTTCCGACCCGACCGACGCGAACTTCTGGGTGCCATGCTGGCGACCGGCAGCTTCTTCCTGCTGCCCAAGGTCGCGCAGGCCGCCGGCCCCGCCCTGGGCGAGGCGCAGCCGTTCTCCTTTGAAATCCTCAAGGAAACCGCCCGCGCCCTGGCCGCCCAGCCCTGGAAGGCGGCCGAGATCCCCGATGCCGCCGTGCTGGACCAGATCGACTATGACCGCCACAACCAGATCCGCTTCCGCAAGGACGGCACGCTGTGGCTGGATCAGGGCCACCGCCCGCCGGTGCAGCCGTTCTTTCCGGGCACCTATTTCCGCCAGCCGGTGCGGCTGTTCGCCGTCGAAGGCGGCATGGCGCGCGAGATGCCGTTCGACCTGAACCTGTTCGACATTCCCGAAGACAACCCGGCCCGCCAGCTGACCCATACCAAGGGCTTCGCCGGCTTCCGCGTGATGGATGCCCAGACCAAGCTGGACTGGATGGCCTTCCTGGGCGCGTCCTACTGGCGCACCTCGGGGCATACCGGGCAATTCGGCCTGTCGGTGCGCGGCCTCGCCATGGACACCGCGATCGGCGGCCCCGAGGAATTCCCGCTGTTCACCCGCTTCTGGCTGGAACCGGCCGACAATGGCGACATCACCGCCTATGCGCTGATGGAAAGCCCCCGCGTGACCGGCGCCTACCGCATCGTGTCGCACCGCGACAACGGCATCATCCAGGATGTCAGCGCCACCCTGTGGCTGCGCGGCGACGTGGAGCGGCTGGGCATCGCGCCGCTGACCTCGATGTTCTGGTATGGCAAGAACAACCGCTTCGTCGGCGGCGACTGGCGGCCGGAAATCCACGACTCGGACGGGCTGGAAATCCATTCCGGCACCGGAGAGAAAATCTGGCGCCCGCTGAACAACCCGCCGCGCACCATGGTCAACACCTTTGGCACGCCGGGGGTCAAGGGCTTTGGCCTGATGCAGCGCGAACGCGACTTCGAGGAATATCAGGACGACGGCGTGTTCTACGAAAAACGCGCCAGCGTCTGGGTGCAGCCCAAGGCCGACTGGGGCGATGGCACGGTGACGCTGGTCGAACTGCGTACCGACGACGAGATTCACGACAACATCGTCGCCTTCTGGCAGCCGGGACCGGCGGCCAGGGCCGGCAACAGCTATACCGTCGACTACCGCCTGACCTGGCTGGAAGATTGCCCGATCCCCCCGGTCGTCGCCCGCTTTACCGCCACCCGGCTGGGCATCGGCGGCGTGCCGGGCCAGCCGCGCCCGCCCAAGGTGATCAAGGTGGTCTGCGATCTGGAAAACCGCGGGCTGGAATCCCTGGCGCGCGGCGACGGGGTGGATCTTGACGTCTCGGCCTCGCGTGGGATGATCGGCAACATCTCGGTCTATCCGGTGGTCGGCACCGAACGCTGGCGCGCCATGTTCGACGTGGATTATTCCGCCCTGCCCGATGGCGACGATACCCCCATCGACATCCGCGCCTATGTCCGCCACGACGGCCAGGCCAAAAGCGAAACGCTGCTGCTGCAACTGTTCCCCTCGCAGATCCGCCGCCTGAACGATACCCGGGCCTGACGGCGCCCGTTTCGCTCTGATCCAAATATCCCGGGGGGCAGGCACACCCTGTCCGCCGGGACCGCCAGCCGCCGGGGGGCAGCGCCCCCTGCGACCTGCGGTTGAAACAGGCAACTTCTTCCCTGTTTGCCCCCGCATCCGCCGATTTGCGCCCATGCGGCGAAATTGGCCTTTCCGCGCCCTGCCCGCGCCCCCTATAGAGAGGGAAAGCGATTTCAGGACGACCCAGAATGCCCCACCGCAGCGAGACCGACAGCCGCGCCCTGTTGCGGCGCCTGCGCGATACCCTGGCCTCCAAGGCCGAAGGCCAGGCCCGGCTGAACCGGATCGTCGCGCTTATCGCGGAATCGCTGATGACAGAGGTCTGTTCGCTTTACCTCTTCCGCGATGCCGAAACGCTGGAACTCTGCGCCACCATGGGGCTGAAGCCGGAATCGGTGCACAAGACCCGGATGCGGCTGGGCGAAGGGCTGGTCGGCCGCGTGGCGCGCACCGGCGTGCCGATCAACACCGGCGATGCACCGTCGGAAAAGGGCTTCCGCTATATGCCCGAGACCGGCGAAGAAATCTATTCCAGCTTCCTTGGCGTGCCGATCCAGCGGGTCGGCGAAAAGCTGGGCGTGCTGGTGGTGCAGTCCAAGGCCGCCCGGCAATATTCCGAGGACGAGGTTTACGGCCTTGAAGTCGTCGCCATGGTGCTGGCCGAGATGACAGAGCTTGGCGCCTTTACCGGCGCCGGCGAAGGCACCCGGGCGCTGCATGTCAACCCGGTGATGTTCCGGGGCGGCACCGGGCAGGAAGGCACGGCCGAAGGTCACGTCTGGCTGCACGAACCCCGCGTCGTGATCACCAACCCGGTGGCCGACGACCCCGAACGTGAAACCGAACGCCTGCGCGCGGCCGTCAACCAGCTGCGCGTGTCGGTCGATGACCTGCTGGCGGCCGAAAGCCTGGACAAGGACCAGAAGCAGGTTCTGGAAGCCTACCGCATGTTCGCCCAAAGCCGTGGCTGGGCCCGGCGGATGGAAGAGGATGTCGCGCGCGGCCTGTCGGCCGAGGCGGCGGTGGAAAAGGAACAATCCGCCGCCCGCGCCCGGCTGGAACAGGTGCCCGACGCCTATCTGCGCGACCGGCTGCACGATCTGGACGATCTGTCGAACCGCCTGCTGCGCATCCTGACCGGACAGGGCGCCGATACCGGCGCACAGATGCCGCCCGACCCCGTGCTGGTCGCGCGCAACATCGGCCCGGCGGAACTGCTGGAATATGGCCGCAGCCTGAAAGGCGTGGTGCTGGAGGAAGGATCCGTCGGCAGCCATGCCGCCATCGTCGCCCGCGCGCTGGCGATTCCGCTGGTGATCCACGCCGAACGCATCGCCTCCGAGGCGCTGAACGGCGACCGCATCCTGGTCGATGGCGATCAGGGCATCGTCCATCTGCGCCCCGAGGAAACCGTGGCCGCCGCGTTCCGCGACAAGATGGCCATGCAGGCGCGCGCCCAGGAACAATATGCCGGCCTGCGCCACCTGCCGGCCGAGGCGCGCTGCGGCACCACCATCGGGCTGCACATGAACGCCGGCCTGATGGCCGACCTGCCCAGCCTTGAAGGATCGGGCGCCGAAGGCGTGGGGCTGTTCCGCACCGAACTGCAATTCCTCGTCCGGTCCAAGGTGCCGCGGCGCGAGGAACTGGCCGCGCTCTATTCCCGGGTGATGGATGCCGCCAAGGGCCGGCGCGTGGCGTTCCGCACGCTGGACATCGGGTCGGACAAGGTGCTGCCCTACATGAAGCCGCAGGACGAGCCGAACCCCGCCATGGGCTGGCGCGCGATCCGGGTGGGGTTGGAAAAGCCGGGCGTGCTGCGCATGCAGTTGCAGGCGCTGATCCGGGCCGCCCAGGGCCGGCCGCTGACGGTGATGTTCCCCTTTGTCGCCCAGGCCAGCGAATTCACCGCCGCCCGCGCCCAGCTGGATCAGGCGATGGACCACGAGGCGCGGATGGGCCGCGCCCTGCCATCTTCCATCGAGGTGGGGGTGATGCTGGAAACGCCCTCGCTGGCCTTTGCCCCGCGCGCCTTCTTTGAAGGGGTGGATTTCATCTCGATCGGCGGGAACGACCTCAAGCAGTTCTTCTTTGCCGCCGACCGCGAAAATGAACGGGTGCGGCGGCGCTATGACACGCTGTCCACCGCCTTCCTGGATTTCCTGCGCCTGGTTGTCCGGCGGTGCGGGGATACGAACACCCGCCTGTCGTTCTGCGGCGAAGATGCCGGCCGGCCGATCGAGGCGGTGGCCTTTGCCGCGCTGGGTCTGCGCGCCCTGTCGATGCGCCCGGCCTCTATCGGGCCGGTCAAGTCGCTGATCCGCCAGGTGGATCTGGCCGGCGCGCGCGAGGTGATCGAAGGCGCCATCGCCCGGGGCGAAGACAGCGCGCGGCCGTTCCTGATGGACTATCTGCGCACTCAGGGCTAGGGGCAGCACCCGGGCCAGCCGTGGATGCGGGGGTTTCACACCCCCGCCGCCGATTGGTTCAGGAACCAATCGGCCCCCCGTGGGATATTTGCAGACAGATGAAAGAGGCGCCGGTCACAGCAGCTCTATGTCGCCTTCTGCCCGCAAGGCATGAAAATCGGCCACGAACTGCGGCAGCGCCCCGGCAGCGATGGCGTCGCGCAGGCCCTGCATCAGCTCCTGGAAGTAGTGCAGGTTGTGCCAGGTCAGCAGCATGGACCCGATGATCTCGCCCGACCGCACCACATGGTGCAGATAGGCGCGCGAGTAATTGCGGCAGGCCGGGCAGGTGCAGCTTTCGTCCAGCGGGCGGGGGTCGTCGGCGTGGCGGGCGTTGCGGATGTTGACCGATCCGCGCCGCGTCCAGCCCTGCCCCGTGCGGCCTGACCGGCTGGGCAGCACGCAATCCATCATGTCGATGCCGCGTTCCACCGCGCCCACGATGTCATCGGGCTTGCCCACCCCCATCAGGTAGCGCGGCTTGTCCGCCGGCAGGAAGCCCGGCGCATAATCCAGCACGCCGAACATCGCCTCTTGCCCCTCGCCCACCGCAAGGCCGCCGACCGCATAGCCATCGAACCCGATGGATTGCAGGGCCTGGGCGGATTCCTCGCGCAGGTCGGGCGTGACACCGCCCTGCATGATGCCGAACAGCGCATGACCCGGCCGGTCGCCAAAGGCATCGCGCGACCGTTGCGCCCACCGCATCGACAACCGCATCGACCGTGCCACCGCCTCGTCGCTGGCCGGCAGCGCGGGGCATTCGTCAAAGCACATCACGATGTCGGATCCCAGCAGGCGCTGAATCTCCATGCTGCGTTCCGGGGTCAGCTTGTGCTTTGACCCGTCGAAATGGCTGCGGAAGGTTACCCCTTCCTCGGTCAGCTTGCGCAGGGAGGACAGGCTCATCACCTGGAACCCGCCCGAGTCGGTCAGGATCGGCCGGTCCCAGTTCATGAACTGGTGCAATCCGCCCAGCCGGGCCACCCGTTCGGCGCCCGGGCGCAGCATCAGGTGATAGGTGTTGCCCAGCAGGATGTCGGCCCCCGTCGCGCGCACGCTGTCGGGCATCATCGCCTTGACCGTGCCGGCGGTGCCGACGGGCATGAAGGCCGGCGTTCGGATATCGCCCCGCGGGGTGGAAATCACCCCGGTGCGCGCCGCGCCGCAGGTGGCGGAAACCGCAAAACGGAAAGGCTGGGGCATCGCAGGCTCCATCATGGGACGGCGCGTTATAGGCGAGACGATCGGGAAAATCCAAGAGCGAACCGGCGGTTGCGCGGGAAACCGGATGGATCGGCAAAGGCGCGATCCCATGCGGCACGGTTCTGCGAAGCGCCGGGCAGCGGAAAACGATCAGGCACCATTCAATTGCACACGCATGAACTGTGCCGGACCGCAAGCGAATTTCCACCTTGAATTGAAGCCACATTGTTGCCCCAATTTCTTCAAGCTTTTGCTTAAAAATGAATTTTATATTCATCTTATCGGCGAAGAAAACTCAACTTTGCCGGACTTTGATGATCTTCAAGACCTGACACCCTGACAGTTGAAACGCACCGGAGCACGCGCTGCAAGCCTTTTGCCCGACGCATGCGCAAGGGCTTGCCTGCTCTGGAATTGAAGGAACTCGGTATGAGAATTGTTTCGCCTGCAACCAGAATCTATCAATACAATGGCACCCTTCTGGATCTGCTGGATGGCTCGCTGCTGTCCGTTGGCCTGCTGAACAACACCTCGTCGCCACTGGGCGGCACGTTCCAGGACAATGACGGGGTGCTGACCCAGGCCGATGACGGCACGGCAACCTTTGCCCTGGCCGGCGGTTCGGCCAAGCCGATCAACTATATCGGCGCCGGCACCATATCGACGCTGAACCTGCTGGGAACCGAGGTTTCCAGCAAGCCCGTGGCCGTGTTCGAGGTGGATGGCCAAATCTATCTTTACGCTCCCGACGGGCTGCCGCTGCTCAGCCTGCTGTTCATGTCCTTCAGCGTATCGGAATCGGCGACCTTCGAATTGCCGAATGCCAGCAATGGCATCGTGGATGGGACTGGCGCGGGCGACAATCTGGGATTGGGCAGCACCGATGGCCAGGGCGATGCGATCACCGAATTCCGCGACGTGATCAAGGGGGGTGGCGGCAACGATACGATCGACGGGGCCGGCGGGAATGACGGGATTTATGGCGGGGCGGGACATGATCTGTTGTATGGCGGCGCCGGCCAGAACACCGTCTTTGGCGACGGTGGCAATGACACCCTTGTCGGCGGCGTCAGCGCGGATCGCCTTTTTGGCGGCGATGGAAACGACAGTCTAGAAGGCGGCGGCGGCCGCGATCTGCTGCGCGGCGGAACTGGCAACGACATCATCCGTGGTGGCGCGGCAAACGACGAAATCCATGGAGCGGTCGGCAACGATACCCTGTTCGGCGACGGGGGCGACGACACGCTGGCAGGTGGGGCCGGCAAAGACATCCTGACAGGCGGCGACGGATTTGATGTCTTTGTCTTCACCCGCACGTTCGACGTCGGCGGTGGCCCAAGGCAGGACGAGATCACCGACTTCCAGCGTGGCTTTGACAAGATCGACTTCTCGGCACTTGGCGTAACGTTCGACGGCGGCAGCTTCTCGGGCAACTATATGTCCACCCGGTTCATCAAGGCCGCCGGCAACGGATACCTTCAGATCGACGTGAACGGCGACATGAAGGCCGACTTCGGGCTGATGCTGCATGGCGTCACGGCCTTTGGCGCCGACGACATTCTGGTCTGACCCCGGCCACAGGCGGTCTCGCGGCCTTTCCCGCCGCGGGGCCACTGGATTTCTGCCGGGGTTTTCCCTATATCTTCCGTCAGGAAACCCGACGGACCCGATATGACCGCTCAAACCTCTGCGCCTGTCGAAGGCGCGCCGCTGATCCGCCCGTCCTCGACCGACCATCCGCTGTATGAGCCGGTGGTGGAAGCGTGCCGCACGGTGTTCGACCCGGAGATCCCGGTGAACATCTATGACCTGGGGCTGGTCTACACCATCGACATCGACGCAGAAAACGCGGTCGAGATCACCATGACCCTGACCGCCCCCGGCTGTCCCGTGGCCGGCGAGATGCCGGGATGGGTGGCCGATGCGGTCAATGCCATTCCGGGCGTCAAGCAGGTGGATGTCGGCATGACCTTCGACCCGCCCTGGGGCATGGACATGATGTCCGACGAGGCGCGGCTTGAACTGGGCTTCATGTAGGGGGTGGCGATGTTCGGCATTCCCGGCAAGCAGGCCGTCACGATCACCCCGTCCGCCGCGCGCCAGATCGCGCGGCTGATGGCCAGGGATGGCACCCAGGGCCTGCGCATCGGCGTGAAAAAGGGCGGTTGTGCCGGCATGGAATACACCATGGACTATGTGTCCGAGGTGAACCCGCTGGACGAGATCGTCGAACAGGATGGCGCCCGGGTGCTGATCGCCCCCATGGCGCAGATGTTCCTGATCGGCACGGAAATCGACTATGAAACCGGCCTGCTGGAAAGCGGCTTCAAGTTCCGCAACCCCAACGTGGCCGAGGCCTGCGGTTGCGGCGAGTCGATCAAGTTCAAGGACATGCCCGCCGGCTGAGGCATCGGGCGGGGGGTTCCCCGCCCTACCCGTTCAGGCCGAATGCGCGCCGTCGGACAGTTCCCGCACCCGCGCCAGCACCTCGGCCACCGGCCGCCCTTCGCCGATCAGCTTGACGATGGCCGATCCCACCACGCAGCCATCGGCAACCGAAGCAATGGTATGCGCGCCTTCGGGCGTGGTGATGCCAAAGCCCACGATCACCGGCAGATCGGTCGCCGCCTTGATCCGCGCCACCTCGGGGCCGACATCGCCGGCCTGCGCTGCCGCCGATCCGGTGATCCCGGTGACCGAGACGTAATAGACAAAGCCGCTGGTGTTTTGCAGCACGGTGGGCAGGCGCTGGTCATCGGTGGTGGGCGTGGCCAGCCGGATGAAGTTCAGCCCGGCCGCCTGCGCCGGCAGGCACAGTTCGGCATCTTCCTCGGGCGGCAGATCCACCACGATCAGCCCGTCGATCCCGGCTTCGGCCGCCTCGGCCAGAAAACGGTCGACGCCCCGGGAATAGATCGGGTTGTAATAGCCCATCAGCACGATGGGCGTGGTGGCGTCGCCCTTGCGAAAGGCGCGCACCATGTCCAGCACCGCATCCATCGTCATGCCGGCATCCAGCGCGCGCTGGCCGGCCAGCTGGATGGTGGGGCCATCGGCCATCGGGTCGGTAAAGGGCATGCCCAGTTCGATCACATCGACCCCGGCCCCCGGCAGGCCCTGCATCACCTGCAACGAGGTCGCCACATCGGGATCCCCCCCCATGATATAGGCGACAAAGGCCTTGCGTCCCTGATTGCGCAGGCGGGCGAACGTCTGGTCGATACGGGTCACGGGTGTTGCCTCCAGTTTCGGCCCGTGATGCGGCAGGGCGTGGAAAAAGGCAAGCGGCGGCGCTTAGAAACCCTGATGCCAGCGCATCAGGACGGTCTGCATGCCCGCCCCGCTGTTGCCGGACGTGTGGACAACCGCCACCGACAGCGCCTGCCGCTGCCCGATGTCCCAGCCCATGGACAGATGCGACCGCACCTGCACCCCGCGGGCGATGCCGCGCGCGGCCATCCCGTCGCGGTAGGCCCCGGGCGCGACCCCGGCATCCAGAAACCAGCCGGCCTCCATGTCCCAGCGCACCGCCACGCCCATGCCAAAGAACGAATCGCCCAAGCGGTGAACATCGGCCACCATCATGGGCATGATCCGGCCCTGCCCCAGCTGCCCGACCACCGGCCCGCGCAGTTCCAGCGACACGACCATGCCGCCGTCGGAAGGATCGCCCCGATGAAAGGAATGGCCCGCGCCCACGATCACCTCGCCTGCCTGCGCATGGGGCGCGGGCAGCAGCAAGGCAGCAGCGGCAATGACGGCAAAGGCACGCAGAACCATGGCGGATCACCCGGATTTGCACCCCGTCCTCCAAAGGTGGGGCGCGTTCGTGCCCATGTCCAGTGGCTGGCGCGCATCATTCTTGCCCGCCGCCGGAAAACATGTTGAGATCAACGCAATTCCGGCACGACCATAGATCAAGGAGGATGCCATGAGCTTTGATCCCTACATCCATTTCCAGGGCAACTGCCGCGCGGCGATGACCGCCTATCAGGCGCTGTTCGGCGGCCGGCTGGAGCTGATGCCCTATTCCGCCGCCCCCGAATGGCCCGAAGGCACGCCCGAGGCGATGAAATCGTCGGATCTGGTGATGCATGGCACCCTGGCGCTGCCCGATGGGCGGATGCTGATGGCCTCGGACTTTCCGCCCGGCATGGGCGGCGATCCGCAGCAGGCGGTCAGCATCAGCCATACCGCGCCCAGCGTCGACCGGGCCAAGGCGGTTTTCGCATCGCTGCTGGAGGGCGGCGCCGTGATCATGGAATTTCAGCCGATCTTCTGGTCGGACGGTTTCGGCATGGTCAAGGACCGTTTCGGCACCCACTGGATGATCTCGTCGCCCTGGCGCGGCTAGGGCTTTGTCCGCTTGATCCTGCGGGGGGCTGCGCCTAAAAGCGGGCGGTCACAGGCACCGGAGGGTCGGATGGGTTTCAAGATGGGTATTGTCGGGCTGCCGAACGTCGGCAAGTCCACGCTCTTCAACGCGCTGACCCGCACGGCGGCGGCGCAAGCGGCGAACTTCCCGTTCTGCACCATTGAACCGAACGTCGGCGAGGTGGCGGTGCCCGATGACCGGCTGGACAAGCTGGCGGCGATTGCCGGCAGCAAGCAGATCATCCCCACCCGGATGACCTTTGTCGACATTGCGGGCCTGGTGCGCGGCGCCTCCAAGGGCGAAGGGCTGGGCAACCAGTTCCTGGCCAACATCCGCGAATGCGACGCCATCGCCCATGTGCTGCGCTGCTTCGAGGATGGCGACATCACCCATGTCGAAGGCCGGATCGACCCGGTCGCCGATGCCGAGACCATCGAGACGGAACTGATGCTGGCCGATCTCGAATCCATCGAACGCCGCCGCGCCAACCTGGCCCGCAAGCTCAAGGGCAACGACAAGGAGGCCGCCGACCAGGACCGCCTGCTGGCGCTGGCCCAGAAGGCGCTGGAAGACGGCAAGCCCGCCCGCACCGTGGCCGTGTCGGACGATGACCTGCGGCAATGGCGGCTGCTGCAACTGCTGACCTCGAAGCCGGTGCTGTATGTCTGCAACGTCGAGGAATCGAAGGCCGCCGATGGCAACAGCCAGTCCGCCCGCGTGGCCGAAATGGCGGCGCAACAGGGCGCGGCCAGCGTCGTGATCTCGGCCAAGATCGAGGAAGAGATCAGCCAGCTGCCCGCCGACGAAGCCGCCATGTTCCTGGAGGAAATGGGCCTGCACGAGGCCGGCCTCGACCGGCTGATCCGCGCGGGCTATGCCCTGCTGGGCTTGCAGACCTATTTCACCGTCGGCCCCAAGGAGGCCCGCGCCTGGACGATCACCCGCGGCACGCTGGCCCCGCAGGCCGCCGGCGTGATCCATGGCGATTTCGAAAAGGGCTTCGTCCGCGCCGAAACCGTGGCCTATGCCGACTACATCGCCGGCAAGGGCGAGGCAGGCGCCAAGGAGGCCGGCAAGTTCCGCGTGGAAGGCAAGACCTACGAGGTGCAGGACGGCGACGTGCTGCACTTCCTGTTCAACGGCTGAGCGGGGGGCCGCTCCCGCGGGTCACCCCCGCGCAGGCGCAGGGGTTCCCCTTGGGCCAGGCGCCGCGCGTGCCGCGCGGCGGGCCTCCGGCGGGGGTATTTGGGGCAAGATGATGGGGCGCCCGGTCAGACCGAAACAGTGGCGCGCAGGGTTTCCCTGGCCAGATCCTGCTTTGTCCCCTCCAGCGCCACGGCGCCGCGCTTGAGGACATAGAAGCGGTCGGCAAGGCCATAGGCGAAGTCGAAATACTGTTCGACCAGGATGATCGCCATGCCGCCCTTGCGCTTGAGATAGTCGATCACCCGGCCGATCTGCTGGATGATGTTGGGCTGGATGCCTTCGGTCGGTTCGTCCATCAGCAGGACGCGGGGCTTCATGATCATGGCGCGGGCGATGGCCAGCTGCTGTTGCTGGCCACCCGACAGATCGCCGCCCCGGCGGTGCAGGAAATCCTTGAGGATCGGGAACAGCTCGAAGATTTCGTCGGGAATGCGGTGTTCGGACCTGGGCAGCAGCGCATAGGCGGTTTCCATGTTTTCCCGCACGCTCAGCAGGGGAAAGATCATCCGCCCCTGCGGCACCACGGCCAGCCCCTGGCGCGCCATGTCCTGCGGGCGCAGGATGGGCAGGTCGCGGCCCTCCATGATCACCTTGCCGCCGGACCGCGGATGGGTGCCCGCCAGCGCCTTGAGCAGCGAGGTCTTGCCCACCCCGTTGGTGCCCATGACGCAGGTCACCTCGCCGGCCTTCGCCTTCATGCTGATGCCGTGGAGGATCTGGCTGCCGCCATAGTGCAGGGTCAGGTTTTCCGTGCGGATCATGGTCCTAGCGCCCCAGATAGACTTCGATGACTTGCGGATTGGAAGTGACGTGATCCAGGCTGCCTTCGGCCAGAACGGATCCTTCGTGCAGCACGGTGACGCGGCAGTTCAGGCGGCGGACGAAATCCATGTCATGTTCCACCACCACCACGGCGCGGGTTTTCGCCAGATCGACCAGCAGCCGCGTGGTATGTTCGCGTTCGGCCAGTGTCATGCCGGCAGCCGGTTCATCGACCAGCAGCAGCCGGGGTTCCTGCGCCAGCAGCATGCCGATTTCCAGCCACTGCTTTTGCCCGTGCGACAACTCGCCCGATTTGCGGTGCAGCTCGTCAGCCAATCCCACCTCGGCCGCCAGGGCCTGCACGCGGTCCATGTCGAAGGGTTTCGCGCGCCAGCCCAGCACGGCAAAGGGCGAACGCGGCGCCTTCAGCGCCATGATCAGGTTTTCGGTGACGGTCTGATCCTCGAACACGGTGGGGCGCTGGAACTTGCGGCCGATGCCGATGCGGGCGATCTGCGCCTCGGACAGCCGCAGCAGGGATTGCGCCATTTCGCCCCAGACCACCTTCCCCTCATCCGGGCGGGTCTTGCCGGTGACGATGTCCATGAAGGTGGTCTTGCCGGCACCGTTCGGGCCGATGATCGCCCGCAGTTCCGCCGGGCCGATGGCAAAGGACAGGTTGTTGATGGCGCGAAAG encodes:
- a CDS encoding VOC family protein, encoding MSFDPYIHFQGNCRAAMTAYQALFGGRLELMPYSAAPEWPEGTPEAMKSSDLVMHGTLALPDGRMLMASDFPPGMGGDPQQAVSISHTAPSVDRAKAVFASLLEGGAVIMEFQPIFWSDGFGMVKDRFGTHWMISSPWRG
- the ychF gene encoding redox-regulated ATPase YchF yields the protein MGFKMGIVGLPNVGKSTLFNALTRTAAAQAANFPFCTIEPNVGEVAVPDDRLDKLAAIAGSKQIIPTRMTFVDIAGLVRGASKGEGLGNQFLANIRECDAIAHVLRCFEDGDITHVEGRIDPVADAETIETELMLADLESIERRRANLARKLKGNDKEAADQDRLLALAQKALEDGKPARTVAVSDDDLRQWRLLQLLTSKPVLYVCNVEESKAADGNSQSARVAEMAAQQGAASVVISAKIEEEISQLPADEAAMFLEEMGLHEAGLDRLIRAGYALLGLQTYFTVGPKEARAWTITRGTLAPQAAGVIHGDFEKGFVRAETVAYADYIAGKGEAGAKEAGKFRVEGKTYEVQDGDVLHFLFNG
- the urtE gene encoding urea ABC transporter ATP-binding subunit UrtE, translated to MIRTENLTLHYGGSQILHGISMKAKAGEVTCVMGTNGVGKTSLLKALAGTHPRSGGKVIMEGRDLPILRPQDMARQGLAVVPQGRMIFPLLSVRENMETAYALLPRSEHRIPDEIFELFPILKDFLHRRGGDLSGGQQQQLAIARAMIMKPRVLLMDEPTEGIQPNIIQQIGRVIDYLKRKGGMAIILVEQYFDFAYGLADRFYVLKRGAVALEGTKQDLARETLRATVSV
- the urtD gene encoding urea ABC transporter ATP-binding protein UrtD, which encodes MNTLLEVSGVSVTFDGFRAINNLSFAIGPAELRAIIGPNGAGKTTFMDIVTGKTRPDEGKVVWGEMAQSLLRLSEAQIARIGIGRKFQRPTVFEDQTVTENLIMALKAPRSPFAVLGWRAKPFDMDRVQALAAEVGLADELHRKSGELSHGQKQWLEIGMLLAQEPRLLLVDEPAAGMTLAEREHTTRLLVDLAKTRAVVVVEHDMDFVRRLNCRVTVLHEGSVLAEGSLDHVTSNPQVIEVYLGR